One stretch of Gemmatimonadota bacterium DNA includes these proteins:
- a CDS encoding type II toxin-antitoxin system Phd/YefM family antitoxin: MKKTTPMVHRVPLTEARTNLGQIVRRAHLNNECFILEKNGIPIAGIMDIDDMEDWLELQDSEMQEQIAEGYKEYRQGETRPLDEFLSELHAGDDPKKVKTHS, from the coding sequence TTGAAAAAAACAACTCCTATGGTACATCGCGTTCCTTTAACCGAGGCCCGCACCAATTTGGGACAGATCGTAAGGCGGGCACATCTCAATAACGAGTGTTTCATCCTGGAAAAAAACGGTATTCCCATTGCTGGTATTATGGACATAGATGATATGGAAGATTGGTTAGAACTCCAAGATTCCGAGATGCAAGAGCAGATTGCGGAGGGGTATAAAGAATATCGACAAGGCGAAACCAGACCTCTGGATGAATTTTTGTCTGAACTACATGCTGGCGACGACCCCAAAAAAGTAAAAACGCATTCATAG
- the pglX gene encoding BREX-1 system adenine-specific DNA-methyltransferase PglX has translation MNKTTRSAIQRATQDARRLLEDEYQAQLQGTFDILLNGKISPKSGGHLNATERICREKLIADIDHREAGGQKKSDAVDSYLREAAFTTLNRFVALKMLEARGLVQECISKKEQSAGFKEFTGLAPGIVQLLDNGYRLYIESLFDEIGREVRVLFDRRDPASLLWPRRQVLNGLLDILNASDLAEVWQEDETIGWVYQYFNSDDERREMRKASQAPRNSRELAVRNQFFTPRYVVEFLTDNTIGRIWYEMRQGDTRLVDECDYLVRRPNEVFLSKGEDPPEESDTDDLTQEELLNKTVYIPHRAKKDPRDLKILDPACGSGHFLLYAFDLLLTVYGEGWQDDNSTTSEVTGCTLREDYPNIDDLMATLPSLILRHNLYGIDIDPRAAQIAAFALWMRTQRAYNETNIPHNNRPTIARTNIVVAEPMPGEKELLQEFTSTLQPKVLGQLVEVVFDKMQLTGEAGSLLKIEEEIRDAIGEAKALWQEGPKPEQLSLFQDDSKIKEEQLQLFDVSGITDEQFWREAEQRIYNSLERYTESSTSAAVFRRKLFANDAIRGFAFIDLCRKKYDAIVMNPPFGESPRATKEWLKRRYGLGRPDLYMCFFFRAAELAAKNGGLIGVISSRTFHTLEFFTSMRRSMLTEGPYLSVLLDTAGGVLDDATVETSIYIVRNILKNNFEDEILFFALDSTIDKDGTLRAILDQLNKGEQAQQLFLKKPSLMSLIPGGSFAYWLPSEFAELFQRYLPFNCNTAVKSLAEDQHREIEDSNTSVILQGLIPGDIGRFCRLEWEVDSTQVGRDGSWVRLLQGGQFRCYWSDEPWMISWKEDGKEIRAFAAQRYGGASRTIKNDGFFFRHAITFPRVSSGFNARVMPSNSAFSDTGMAFVPSNPNDVLKLCAILNSRLVEILTRALHPGRKFEVGHISALPNMVDQIDQEIEGLSSQIFKQAQYTLELSIISLEIRNSQPILPDCNSFQEIYKWFQRSFIDSWSKYSLIQNKIDDLIFNSLGISERTRDFAYRLFLHQLDSKSARPEILYALLPECAKKELIESQVPKPEIIGRRILYSKIRYYTSQINRSAILGADDPGGNEDFSSQLWNLMPWCESEEKNAPQSISSPDEMRSYIRTRFFDDHIKDFSSRPRRAPIYWQIATPSASYSTWLYYHHFTKDTFYAVLNDYVTPKVQHEERKLTNLIQEAGPNSTASQRKDINTQETFIEDLRAFREEIALIAPLWNPNLNDGVIINFAPLWRLTPQHRIWQKECQKCWDKLVVGDYDWSHLSMHLWPERIVPKCATDRSLAIAHDLEEVFWEEDEDGKWHPRDVSKGEIEKLIDERTSSAVKNALNDLLSAPAPAGSRRRSRTRRT, from the coding sequence ATGAATAAAACAACCCGCAGTGCCATCCAACGTGCTACCCAAGATGCTCGTCGTTTGCTCGAAGACGAATACCAGGCTCAACTTCAGGGCACTTTTGACATTTTGCTCAATGGTAAAATCTCTCCGAAATCGGGTGGTCATCTCAACGCCACAGAACGTATTTGTCGTGAAAAACTCATCGCCGATATTGACCATCGTGAAGCAGGCGGACAAAAAAAATCCGATGCTGTAGATAGTTACCTTCGTGAAGCCGCTTTCACCACTCTGAACCGCTTCGTAGCTCTTAAAATGCTCGAAGCTCGCGGCCTTGTTCAAGAATGTATCTCTAAAAAGGAACAATCCGCAGGCTTCAAAGAATTCACCGGATTGGCTCCGGGGATAGTGCAGTTGCTTGACAATGGCTATCGTCTCTATATCGAAAGCCTTTTTGATGAAATCGGCCGTGAAGTCCGCGTGCTCTTTGACCGACGGGATCCTGCCTCACTTCTCTGGCCTCGTCGCCAGGTGCTCAATGGCCTACTCGACATACTCAACGCCTCCGACCTTGCCGAAGTTTGGCAAGAAGATGAAACAATTGGTTGGGTCTATCAGTATTTCAATAGTGACGATGAACGCAGAGAAATGCGCAAAGCGTCACAGGCCCCGCGAAACAGCCGTGAACTCGCTGTTCGCAACCAATTTTTCACCCCACGTTATGTGGTCGAATTTCTCACTGATAATACAATTGGCCGCATCTGGTATGAAATGCGTCAGGGAGACACCAGGCTTGTAGATGAATGTGATTATCTTGTACGTCGTCCAAATGAAGTTTTTCTGTCCAAAGGCGAAGACCCTCCTGAAGAGTCTGATACTGACGACTTGACTCAGGAGGAACTGCTCAACAAAACAGTCTATATTCCTCACCGAGCCAAGAAAGACCCTCGTGACCTGAAGATTCTCGATCCGGCCTGCGGCTCGGGTCATTTCTTACTCTATGCCTTCGATCTTCTTCTTACTGTCTACGGCGAAGGCTGGCAGGACGATAATTCTACCACCTCTGAAGTTACAGGCTGCACCTTACGTGAAGATTATCCCAACATTGATGATCTCATGGCAACATTACCCAGCTTGATCTTGCGTCATAATTTGTACGGCATCGACATTGACCCACGTGCAGCACAAATAGCTGCATTTGCGCTCTGGATGCGTACACAACGTGCCTACAATGAAACCAACATTCCGCATAACAATCGCCCCACTATTGCCAGAACCAACATCGTTGTAGCAGAGCCGATGCCTGGTGAAAAAGAATTGCTTCAGGAATTTACCAGCACTCTTCAACCAAAAGTACTTGGTCAATTGGTTGAGGTTGTATTTGATAAAATGCAACTTACAGGAGAAGCTGGATCACTTCTCAAAATTGAAGAAGAAATACGAGATGCAATTGGCGAAGCTAAAGCACTGTGGCAAGAAGGGCCAAAGCCAGAGCAGCTCTCGCTTTTCCAAGATGACAGCAAAATCAAAGAAGAGCAACTTCAACTTTTCGATGTATCTGGCATCACCGATGAACAATTCTGGAGGGAAGCTGAGCAACGTATCTACAACAGTCTTGAGAGATACACTGAAAGCTCAACAAGTGCAGCAGTCTTTCGCCGTAAACTATTTGCGAATGATGCAATCAGAGGGTTCGCATTTATTGATTTATGTCGCAAGAAATATGATGCAATTGTAATGAATCCTCCCTTTGGAGAATCTCCAAGAGCTACAAAAGAATGGTTAAAGAGACGGTACGGTTTGGGGCGACCGGATCTTTACATGTGTTTCTTTTTTCGTGCTGCAGAGCTAGCAGCAAAAAATGGTGGTTTAATAGGTGTAATTTCATCTCGTACATTTCACACTCTTGAATTTTTCACCTCTATGCGTCGTTCAATGTTGACTGAAGGACCATATCTTTCGGTTCTTTTGGATACAGCAGGAGGCGTCTTGGACGACGCAACAGTTGAAACAAGCATTTACATTGTGCGCAATATCCTAAAGAACAATTTTGAAGATGAGATTCTTTTTTTCGCTCTTGATTCTACAATTGATAAGGATGGAACCTTACGTGCCATACTAGATCAATTGAATAAGGGTGAACAGGCACAGCAACTCTTCCTTAAGAAACCAAGTCTTATGTCCTTGATTCCGGGCGGGAGTTTTGCCTATTGGTTACCATCAGAATTCGCAGAATTATTCCAACGATACTTACCATTTAATTGCAATACAGCAGTTAAGTCATTGGCTGAAGACCAACACCGAGAAATTGAGGACTCAAATACGTCGGTTATTCTCCAAGGGCTAATACCAGGTGATATCGGGCGTTTCTGTAGACTCGAATGGGAGGTAGATTCAACACAAGTAGGTAGAGATGGTTCTTGGGTGAGACTATTGCAGGGGGGGCAGTTTCGTTGTTATTGGTCTGATGAACCCTGGATGATATCTTGGAAGGAAGATGGCAAAGAGATAAGAGCATTTGCCGCCCAACGTTACGGTGGGGCAAGTCGAACAATTAAGAACGACGGCTTCTTCTTTCGTCATGCTATCACATTCCCACGCGTTAGCAGCGGTTTTAATGCAAGAGTCATGCCAAGCAATTCAGCGTTTTCAGATACAGGTATGGCTTTCGTTCCCTCAAATCCAAATGATGTCTTGAAATTATGTGCTATATTAAATTCTCGGCTAGTAGAAATCCTTACGAGAGCTCTTCATCCCGGAAGAAAGTTCGAAGTTGGTCATATATCTGCACTTCCTAATATGGTTGATCAAATAGATCAAGAGATAGAGGGATTGTCATCTCAGATTTTCAAACAAGCGCAATACACCCTAGAGCTTAGTATAATCTCTCTTGAAATTAGAAATAGTCAACCGATTCTACCAGACTGCAATTCATTTCAGGAGATATACAAATGGTTTCAACGGAGCTTCATTGATAGTTGGTCTAAATATTCTTTGATACAAAATAAAATTGACGATTTGATCTTTAATAGTCTTGGAATTTCAGAGAGAACTCGTGATTTCGCGTATCGGTTATTTTTGCATCAACTTGATTCAAAGTCTGCACGGCCAGAAATATTGTATGCCCTTCTACCTGAATGCGCGAAAAAGGAACTAATTGAGTCACAAGTGCCCAAACCAGAGATCATAGGACGACGAATTCTATATTCAAAAATACGATATTACACAAGCCAGATTAACCGTTCAGCTATTCTTGGAGCAGATGATCCAGGTGGCAATGAAGATTTCTCCAGTCAATTATGGAACCTAATGCCTTGGTGCGAATCAGAAGAGAAAAATGCCCCACAGAGCATTTCATCCCCTGATGAAATGCGATCATATATCAGAACACGATTTTTCGATGATCACATAAAGGACTTTTCCTCTCGTCCAAGACGAGCTCCGATTTACTGGCAAATTGCCACACCATCTGCAAGTTACTCAACTTGGCTCTATTACCACCACTTCACAAAAGACACATTCTATGCAGTACTCAATGACTACGTCACTCCCAAGGTCCAGCACGAAGAGCGTAAGTTAACTAACCTCATCCAAGAGGCCGGTCCAAATTCTACAGCAAGCCAGCGTAAGGATATCAACACACAAGAGACTTTTATCGAAGATCTCCGTGCTTTTCGTGAAGAGATTGCTCTCATTGCACCGCTTTGGAATCCCAACCTTAACGACGGCGTAATCATTAACTTTGCCCCACTTTGGCGATTGACGCCTCAACATCGAATCTGGCAGAAAGAGTGTCAGAAATGTTGGGATAAACTTGTGGTAGGTGATTATGATTGGTCGCATCTTTCTATGCATTTGTGGCCTGAGCGTATAGTACCTAAGTGCGCGACGGATCGCAGCTTGGCGATTGCCCATGATTTGGAAGAGGTATTCTGGGAAGAAGATGAAGATGGCAAGTGGCATCCGCGCGACGTATCCAAAGGCGAAATTGAAAAACTGATTGATGAGCGTACATCCTCAGCCGTTAAAAATGCGCTCAATGATTTGTTGTCTGCCCCAGCCCCTGCAGGTAGTCGTAGGCGAAGCCGAACAAGACGGACATAG
- a CDS encoding BREX system P-loop protein BrxC: LQRETFYKEFPSIDQHTHALETEYQQRYTDAVQKRAKVYCKALEKLQSTPGWEDLNDDQKQRILHPLSSRTETDINPQPEISLLRADIDACWGRLKVAITELLEVVEEGRIVQINISEYFAGGVETEEQLDAALAGIREACERLIGEGKKIWIQ, encoded by the coding sequence TTTTACAGCGAGAGACGTTCTATAAAGAATTTCCATCTATTGACCAGCACACTCACGCATTGGAAACCGAATATCAGCAGCGATACACAGATGCTGTTCAGAAACGGGCGAAGGTCTATTGCAAGGCTTTAGAAAAGCTACAAAGCACGCCAGGTTGGGAAGATCTGAACGACGACCAGAAACAGCGCATTTTACATCCACTCTCCAGCCGTACAGAAACAGACATTAATCCCCAGCCAGAAATCTCACTTTTGCGAGCAGATATAGATGCCTGCTGGGGTCGTCTAAAAGTAGCAATTACCGAACTGCTGGAAGTGGTGGAAGAAGGAAGAATTGTACAGATCAATATCTCAGAATACTTCGCTGGGGGTGTTGAAACCGAAGAGCAACTTGATGCTGCTCTTGCCGGTATTCGTGAAGCCTGTGAACGCCTGATTGGTGAGGGTAAGAAGATCTGGATTCAGTAA
- a CDS encoding PglZ domain-containing protein, with protein sequence MNPFHDYLSQQLLKHLQKRRVVTWYDPDAGFQPYIDTLMASAVYDGDIPQVTIQALSTYLIQFDGSFFQVRILAEPLVSVDDPAPMLIYVPGASRDLTGSVLMELERAGEYFEWKLKSMARFCLRQTMTDGVIDDLLAPEHVTYTDVVHFLEQGNTGETASMLKVIFGTSKDAVSLLVSWLADDSQDGVIGEKDAIPELIKLIETRLGLAIEEDTALSDARRKTLQYVLVNEFRSDLSGDPPESINMISKLPSKDHLDRIRLVAETLREGYAEAYVTLANQVELGLALSGASLSADDLRGIDTFQFEEKLLIDHCADAISSRDYDRAMDIVEGRSRSFWVEQDVVRQAQWEACRLMAELGRQISAVRPELEKMKSDPDAWAQAYTAPDGWHQIDLTHRILEAWVAKMDEEPEAEQALGVVRKEYETLLQQMTVGFAKALKQAGWTLASLRHQTHIYPDVVKASGSKQVAYFFVDAMRYEMGVELARQFQDGQDLTLQPAVAALPTITPVGMAALLPGASASFSVDVNKGKLTICIEDVQMPNIQTRLKFLKAKVPDVAEMPIGKLLQTSQGRLKKTVEKASLVVVRSQEIDFLGESNDDWLARQVMDTTIGNIARAVRKLAGLGIEQFVITADHGHLFSSRKEEDMRMDPPGGDTASIHRRCWMGRGGQTPSGTVRVMGTELGYNTDLDVIFPTGTAVFSTQGGLSYHHGGISLQEMLVPVISLRFPASVEETSSLEIALEDCPHTLTNRTFGVKVAVASDLFQQEPVILRLILLSGGEQVGQTGMAIDADFDRTTGCVAVKPGTTASIGLMLIRDDCETVQIVVQDPKTDAVLAQSADIPINLGI encoded by the coding sequence ATGAACCCCTTTCACGATTATCTCAGCCAGCAGCTTCTCAAACATCTACAGAAGCGGCGAGTCGTTACCTGGTATGATCCGGATGCTGGATTCCAGCCCTATATCGACACGTTGATGGCGTCGGCCGTGTATGATGGAGATATTCCTCAAGTTACGATACAGGCGCTATCCACGTATCTAATCCAATTTGATGGATCCTTTTTCCAAGTTCGTATCTTGGCTGAACCATTGGTGTCTGTTGACGATCCTGCTCCCATGCTGATCTATGTGCCAGGTGCTTCACGCGATCTTACAGGATCTGTTCTGATGGAGTTAGAAAGAGCAGGCGAGTATTTTGAGTGGAAACTCAAAAGTATGGCCAGATTCTGTCTGCGTCAGACCATGACCGATGGCGTCATCGACGATCTGTTGGCGCCAGAGCATGTGACCTACACTGATGTGGTTCATTTTCTTGAACAGGGAAACACGGGCGAAACAGCATCAATGCTGAAGGTGATATTTGGCACGTCCAAAGATGCTGTGTCATTGCTGGTATCCTGGCTTGCCGACGACAGCCAAGATGGAGTGATTGGTGAAAAGGATGCCATTCCTGAGTTGATAAAATTGATCGAGACCCGCCTAGGACTTGCAATAGAGGAAGATACCGCACTATCCGACGCCAGACGAAAAACCTTACAGTATGTGCTGGTTAATGAATTTCGTTCTGATCTGAGCGGTGATCCTCCAGAATCTATTAATATGATCTCAAAACTGCCCTCCAAGGATCATTTGGACAGAATTCGGCTGGTGGCTGAAACTTTGCGTGAAGGATACGCTGAAGCCTATGTAACTCTGGCCAATCAAGTTGAACTGGGGTTAGCACTTAGCGGAGCTTCTCTCAGCGCAGACGACCTGAGGGGTATTGATACGTTCCAATTTGAAGAAAAATTGCTGATAGATCATTGTGCCGATGCCATTTCCAGCCGCGACTATGATCGGGCAATGGACATTGTTGAAGGCCGCAGCCGAAGTTTCTGGGTTGAGCAGGATGTGGTACGACAGGCGCAGTGGGAAGCCTGTCGGTTGATGGCTGAACTTGGCCGACAAATTTCTGCTGTTCGTCCGGAACTCGAAAAAATGAAATCCGATCCCGATGCTTGGGCTCAGGCTTACACGGCACCGGATGGATGGCACCAAATTGACCTAACTCACCGTATCCTGGAGGCCTGGGTTGCTAAAATGGACGAAGAGCCCGAAGCCGAACAGGCATTGGGCGTGGTCCGCAAAGAATATGAGACACTGCTTCAACAGATGACTGTAGGATTTGCAAAAGCTCTAAAGCAAGCTGGATGGACGCTGGCCAGTCTACGCCATCAAACCCACATTTATCCTGATGTCGTAAAGGCTTCAGGCAGCAAGCAAGTGGCTTATTTTTTTGTAGATGCCATGCGCTACGAAATGGGCGTGGAGCTCGCCCGGCAGTTTCAAGATGGCCAGGATCTGACCCTGCAGCCAGCCGTGGCGGCTCTGCCAACCATTACCCCAGTAGGCATGGCGGCATTGCTTCCTGGAGCATCGGCCAGTTTCTCTGTGGATGTAAACAAAGGTAAGCTTACGATCTGTATAGAAGATGTGCAAATGCCCAACATTCAGACCCGTTTGAAGTTTCTCAAAGCCAAAGTACCCGATGTGGCTGAAATGCCCATCGGCAAGCTACTTCAAACTTCGCAGGGGCGATTAAAAAAAACCGTCGAGAAGGCCTCACTCGTTGTCGTTCGTTCTCAAGAAATTGATTTCCTTGGCGAAAGCAATGACGATTGGCTGGCTCGGCAGGTGATGGATACCACCATCGGCAATATCGCCCGTGCCGTTCGCAAATTAGCGGGTTTAGGGATTGAGCAGTTTGTTATCACCGCCGACCACGGACACCTTTTTTCAAGCCGAAAAGAAGAAGATATGCGCATGGATCCACCGGGTGGTGATACGGCCAGTATTCATCGACGCTGCTGGATGGGCCGTGGCGGACAAACCCCGTCTGGAACCGTTCGTGTGATGGGCACTGAACTGGGTTATAACACCGACCTGGATGTAATTTTTCCGACCGGAACCGCTGTTTTTAGCACGCAAGGTGGCTTGAGCTACCACCACGGAGGCATCAGCCTACAGGAAATGCTTGTGCCGGTCATCAGCCTACGTTTCCCTGCTTCTGTTGAGGAAACGTCCAGCTTGGAAATCGCTTTGGAGGACTGTCCACATACATTAACCAACCGTACCTTTGGCGTCAAAGTCGCCGTGGCATCAGACCTGTTCCAACAGGAACCTGTTATATTGCGTCTTATTTTACTTTCTGGCGGTGAGCAGGTTGGTCAGACAGGCATGGCAATCGATGCCGATTTCGACCGCACCACCGGGTGTGTTGCCGTGAAACCTGGCACAACTGCCAGTATCGGCTTGATGCTGATACGAGATGATTGTGAAACCGTGCAAATTGTCGTACAGGATCCAAAAACCGATGCTGTGCTGGCCCAATCAGCCGACATCCCGATCAACCTGGGGATATAA
- a CDS encoding type II toxin-antitoxin system RelE/ParE family toxin, giving the protein MPQPFLIRTSSRFLRDARKRLRQHPELVEVLEGLRVILGEDPYNRTRQYHIKKLKDIKPGEGQWRIRHGDYRLRYDIFGQEVVLYSFRHRREVY; this is encoded by the coding sequence ATGCCGCAACCGTTTCTTATTCGTACTTCATCCCGATTTCTGCGCGATGCCCGAAAACGCCTTAGACAACATCCCGAACTGGTGGAAGTCCTTGAGGGGTTACGTGTCATTCTCGGCGAGGATCCCTACAATCGCACGAGGCAATACCATATTAAAAAACTCAAGGATATAAAACCGGGAGAGGGCCAGTGGCGCATTCGGCATGGCGACTATCGTCTGCGTTACGATATATTTGGACAAGAAGTCGTCCTATACTCTTTTCGCCATCGCAGAGAAGTGTATTGA
- the brxL gene encoding protease Lon-related BREX system protein BrxL, giving the protein MAMEEPLVRDLLDDKVNRIFAGKVVRKDLVRKVKVGANVPVFVLEYLLGKYCASSDEMAIQMGLQVVNDTLANNYIRPDEATKAQSKVKEQGKHTFIDKVKVRLVDSNYWADVTNFGHRFVHIPDHYVRDYDRLLTGGIWAQVEMSFSYDEENRGKYPFWIDKLTPIQLATFDLDEYRRCRAEFTTDEWIDFMMRSIGYEPMEMEQRLKMLFLTRLIPLCERNFNLVELGPRGTGKSYAVQELSPYTALLTGPTTVANLFGHMSGRQKGMVEIWDVVGFDEVADLQKMSKEVITTMKTYCESGQFQRGQEAKAGYASVAMFGNTQLPVDVMVQTGHLFEPMPDIIRNDMAFIDRLHFYLPGWEVPKMQNEHFTDHYGFVVDYLAEALRELRKHNFTEIIDRDFSLGSHLNARDRKAVRRSASGMIKILHPHGEVSAEDLEEIVIFALEGRRRVKEQLKKMGSFEYYHTSFSYAVNETGEERFVGVPEQGGQDLISAEPLPAGTIYSASVSGDGTVGLYRIEVSTSSGTGKLRMAGGVSGSMKESIQRAFSYLLSNKTTFGVGQEVDISDFHVEAIDLLGNRIEAEVGVAFFVAAFSILRKTAPIPGLLVLGDMSIQGNLKPVRSLVEPLQVAMDNGAKKALIPIENKRSFFDVSADVLENVDPIFFGDLRIAAFKALGLN; this is encoded by the coding sequence ATGGCAATGGAAGAACCACTGGTAAGAGACCTACTGGACGATAAAGTAAACCGCATCTTTGCAGGTAAAGTCGTGCGAAAAGATCTGGTGCGAAAAGTCAAAGTCGGCGCCAATGTCCCTGTGTTTGTGCTGGAATACTTGCTGGGAAAATACTGTGCTTCTTCCGATGAGATGGCCATCCAGATGGGGCTGCAGGTCGTCAATGATACGCTTGCAAACAACTACATCCGGCCCGACGAGGCGACTAAAGCCCAGAGTAAAGTCAAAGAACAGGGCAAACACACATTTATCGATAAAGTAAAGGTGCGTTTGGTGGATTCCAACTATTGGGCTGATGTCACGAATTTTGGACATCGCTTTGTACATATTCCCGATCACTATGTGCGCGATTATGATCGGCTGCTCACCGGTGGAATATGGGCACAGGTTGAAATGAGCTTTTCCTATGACGAGGAAAACCGAGGTAAATATCCATTTTGGATTGACAAGCTCACACCTATTCAACTCGCAACATTTGACCTGGACGAATACCGCAGATGCCGTGCAGAATTTACCACCGATGAATGGATTGATTTCATGATGCGTAGCATAGGCTACGAGCCAATGGAAATGGAACAACGGCTCAAAATGCTGTTTTTAACCCGACTCATCCCACTGTGCGAAAGAAATTTCAATCTTGTCGAACTCGGTCCCCGTGGTACAGGAAAAAGCTACGCTGTACAAGAACTATCCCCTTATACTGCACTGCTGACCGGCCCAACGACGGTGGCCAATTTATTTGGCCATATGAGCGGGCGCCAGAAGGGTATGGTCGAAATTTGGGATGTGGTCGGTTTTGATGAGGTGGCCGACTTACAGAAAATGTCGAAGGAAGTTATCACCACGATGAAAACTTATTGTGAGTCCGGCCAATTTCAACGCGGGCAGGAAGCCAAAGCAGGCTATGCCAGTGTGGCAATGTTTGGCAATACGCAGCTGCCTGTGGATGTGATGGTGCAGACAGGACATCTCTTTGAACCCATGCCGGATATCATCCGCAATGATATGGCATTCATCGATCGGCTGCACTTCTATCTGCCCGGCTGGGAAGTGCCTAAGATGCAGAACGAGCACTTTACAGATCACTATGGCTTTGTCGTGGATTATCTGGCCGAGGCTCTCCGCGAGTTGCGAAAGCATAACTTCACTGAGATTATCGACCGTGACTTCTCATTGGGCAGTCATCTGAACGCACGTGACCGAAAGGCCGTTCGGCGCTCAGCCTCTGGAATGATAAAGATTCTACACCCTCACGGAGAAGTCTCCGCAGAAGATCTTGAAGAAATTGTAATTTTTGCGCTCGAAGGTCGCAGAAGAGTGAAAGAACAGCTAAAAAAAATGGGCTCGTTTGAATATTACCATACCTCTTTCAGCTATGCAGTCAACGAAACGGGTGAAGAGCGATTTGTTGGTGTGCCTGAACAAGGGGGCCAGGATCTAATCTCAGCTGAGCCACTCCCCGCCGGGACGATCTATTCCGCCTCCGTGAGTGGCGACGGCACAGTGGGTCTTTATCGCATCGAAGTCAGTACTTCCTCCGGAACAGGAAAGTTACGCATGGCGGGTGGTGTTAGCGGTTCAATGAAGGAATCCATTCAACGAGCGTTCAGCTATCTGTTGTCTAATAAAACAACCTTTGGCGTCGGACAGGAGGTCGATATCTCCGATTTTCACGTAGAAGCTATTGATCTTCTTGGAAACCGGATAGAAGCCGAAGTTGGAGTCGCCTTCTTTGTTGCCGCATTTTCAATTCTACGCAAAACAGCGCCGATCCCAGGTCTTCTGGTACTCGGAGATATGAGCATCCAAGGCAACCTCAAACCTGTGCGCTCGCTTGTTGAGCCACTTCAAGTGGCGATGGATAACGGTGCAAAGAAAGCGCTTATTCCCATAGAGAATAAGCGTAGCTTCTTTGATGTCAGTGCTGATGTTCTGGAGAATGTGGACCCGATTTTCTTTGGTGACCTTCGGATAGCTGCATTCAAAGCATTGGGGCTGAACTAG